A genomic window from Candidatus Thiocaldithrix dubininis includes:
- a CDS encoding NADH-quinone oxidoreductase subunit B family protein, with product MGIEGILEKGFVTTTADKLINWARTGSMWPMTFGLACCAVEMMHAGAARYDLDRFGIIFRPSPRQSDVMIVAGTLTNKMAPALRKVYDQMAEPRWVISMGSCANGGGYYHYSYAVVRGCDRVVPVDIYVPGCPPTAEALLYGILQLQNKIRRTNTIAR from the coding sequence ATGGGAATAGAAGGCATTCTAGAAAAAGGCTTTGTCACCACGACCGCTGATAAGTTAATTAACTGGGCACGCACGGGTTCTATGTGGCCGATGACTTTCGGTTTAGCCTGTTGCGCGGTGGAGATGATGCACGCCGGTGCGGCACGGTATGACTTAGACCGTTTTGGGATTATCTTTCGTCCCAGCCCGCGCCAATCAGATGTCATGATCGTTGCCGGAACATTAACCAATAAAATGGCCCCCGCTTTACGCAAAGTTTATGACCAAATGGCTGAACCGCGTTGGGTGATTTCGATGGGATCATGTGCAAACGGTGGTGGTTATTATCACTATTCTTATGCAGTGGTGCGGGGTTGTGACCGCGTTGTACCAGTCGATATTTATGTGCCCGGTTGCCCACCTACAGCAGAAGCATTGCTGTATGGCATTCTGCAATTGCAGAATAAGATTCGCCGCACTAATACCATTGCACGGTGA
- a CDS encoding NADH-quinone oxidoreductase subunit A yields MLGEYLPILIFLAVGLALAIVLLGLGLLAGPRRPDAEKDSPFECGFEAFEDARMNFDVRYYLVAILFIIFDLEIAFLFPWAIVLDKIGVFGIVAMGIFLSILIVGFIYEWKKGALEWE; encoded by the coding sequence ATGCTTGGAGAATACTTACCCATTCTCATCTTTTTAGCAGTAGGTCTTGCGCTCGCCATTGTTCTATTAGGACTGGGTCTGTTAGCCGGACCACGCCGACCTGATGCCGAAAAAGATTCGCCGTTTGAATGTGGTTTTGAAGCATTTGAAGATGCGCGGATGAACTTCGATGTTCGTTATTACCTCGTCGCTATTTTGTTTATCATCTTCGATTTAGAAATCGCATTTTTGTTTCCGTGGGCAATTGTCTTGGACAAAATCGGCGTTTTTGGCATCGTTGCGATGGGTATTTTCTTAAGCATCTTAATTGTCGGTTTTATCTATGAGTGGAAGAAAGGAGCACTGGAATGGGAATAG
- the secG gene encoding preprotein translocase subunit SecG, translating into MLYNILLIVQIVVSAGIIVLVLMQQGKGADAGAAFGSGASGTVFGSRGSANFLSRTTAILATVFFLNSIALAFLASGRTVQSISVMDSVKSAPAADSKPVVQTSDVPSLPASKEAKPVDAVVPPAVDVKVSEVPAAPANTAQPAAPTQNPAETAEKPVQSSK; encoded by the coding sequence ATGTTATACAATATTTTATTGATTGTTCAAATCGTTGTTTCTGCTGGCATTATTGTGCTGGTATTAATGCAGCAAGGTAAGGGCGCAGATGCAGGTGCGGCGTTTGGTAGTGGCGCATCGGGAACGGTCTTTGGTTCACGAGGTTCAGCGAACTTCTTAAGCCGAACCACCGCTATTTTGGCAACGGTATTTTTCCTGAATTCAATAGCGTTGGCATTTCTTGCGTCGGGGCGTACTGTTCAATCAATAAGTGTTATGGATTCTGTAAAGTCAGCACCTGCGGCAGACAGCAAACCTGTGGTACAAACTAGCGATGTACCTAGTTTGCCAGCCAGTAAAGAGGCTAAGCCCGTGGACGCTGTTGTACCGCCTGCGGTTGATGTGAAAGTGAGTGAAGTACCGGCTGCACCTGCTAATACAGCCCAACCTGCTGCACCTACACAAAATCCTGCGGAAACTGCTGAAAAACCCGTGCAGAGTTCTAAATAA
- the tpiA gene encoding triose-phosphate isomerase → MRSKLVAGNWKLNGTRDSIQALMQNIVAGMDGLNQVAVAVCPPYVYIPMVETLIANTAIKLGAQDVAEQMQGAFTGEVSAPMLKEFACQYVIVGHSERRALFGEKDADTARKFAAARTQGLIPILCVGESLEEREQGITEQVVACQLDAVIELEGIEALTEAVIAYEPVWAIGTGKTASPEQAQAVHAFIRAKLAALNSAVAEKVQILYGGSVKGSNAAELFAMPDIDGGLIGGASLDAQEFLAICRAGN, encoded by the coding sequence ATGCGATCTAAATTAGTGGCGGGCAACTGGAAGTTAAATGGCACGCGTGACAGTATTCAAGCACTGATGCAGAATATTGTGGCGGGTATGGATGGCTTAAACCAAGTTGCTGTAGCAGTGTGCCCACCGTATGTGTATATCCCAATGGTGGAAACATTAATTGCGAATACTGCAATTAAATTAGGTGCGCAAGATGTCGCTGAGCAAATGCAAGGGGCGTTTACGGGTGAAGTATCCGCACCAATGTTGAAAGAATTTGCTTGTCAGTATGTGATTGTGGGGCATTCTGAACGGCGTGCGTTATTCGGTGAAAAAGACGCAGATACTGCTCGTAAATTTGCGGCAGCGCGTACACAAGGTTTGATACCGATTTTATGCGTGGGTGAAAGCCTAGAGGAGCGTGAGCAGGGTATTACCGAGCAAGTCGTCGCCTGTCAATTGGATGCAGTGATTGAATTGGAAGGCATCGAAGCCTTAACTGAGGCTGTAATTGCCTATGAGCCTGTCTGGGCGATTGGGACAGGTAAAACCGCAAGTCCTGAACAAGCACAAGCGGTACATGCCTTTATTCGTGCTAAACTTGCAGCACTTAATAGTGCTGTAGCTGAAAAGGTTCAGATTTTATATGGCGGTAGTGTAAAAGGTTCTAATGCCGCTGAATTATTTGCAATGCCGGATATTGATGGTGGTCTAATTGGTGGTGCATCGTTAGATGCGCAAGAATTTTTGGCTATTTGTCGTGCCGGAAATTAA
- the glmM gene encoding phosphoglucosamine mutase: MTRKYFGTDGIRGKIGRYPMTPDFVLKLGWAAGKVLTKNGHPLVVIGKDTRISGYMLEAALQAGLVAAGVDIRLLGPMPTPAVAYLTRAFRASAGIVISASHNPYHDNGVKFFSANGTKLPDDIEHEIEEWLEKDIKTVPSEQLGKVERAKDAAGRYIEFCKRALPNDVSLKGLRVVVDCAHGATYHVAPDVFKELGAEVIAIGNQPDGLNINDGYGATHVENLQSAVLTYRADLGIALDGDGDRLIMVDHKGQNVDGDELLGIIAYDRHHDGCLQGGVVGTLMSNLGLQQAVERLGVKFYRAKVGDRYVIEQMNQHGCCIGGESSGHIIVKEHIATGDGIIAALQVLKAMRGSGKTLHELKQFMTKFPQTLINVPTRQKINLDESIEIQTAVQQVEQVLGNRGRVLLRASGTEPLIRVMVEGEDTQETQSLAELIAEAVRKAA, from the coding sequence ATGACTCGAAAATATTTTGGTACGGATGGCATTCGCGGCAAAATTGGGCGTTATCCGATGACGCCGGATTTCGTTTTAAAATTAGGTTGGGCAGCCGGTAAAGTGTTAACCAAAAACGGTCACCCTTTAGTGGTAATTGGCAAAGATACCCGGATTTCGGGTTATATGTTGGAGGCTGCGTTACAAGCTGGTTTAGTTGCCGCTGGGGTGGATATTCGTTTATTAGGTCCTATGCCTACCCCCGCAGTCGCTTATTTAACCCGTGCTTTTCGTGCCTCCGCAGGCATTGTCATTAGTGCCTCACATAATCCTTATCATGATAATGGCGTTAAGTTTTTTTCTGCCAATGGCACTAAGTTACCTGATGATATAGAGCATGAAATTGAAGAGTGGCTTGAGAAAGATATTAAAACCGTGCCCTCAGAACAGCTAGGTAAGGTAGAACGTGCTAAAGATGCCGCTGGGCGTTATATCGAATTCTGTAAACGGGCATTGCCTAATGACGTGTCTTTAAAAGGTTTGCGGGTAGTTGTAGATTGCGCACATGGTGCAACCTATCACGTTGCGCCTGATGTATTTAAAGAATTAGGCGCTGAAGTGATTGCGATTGGCAATCAGCCCGATGGTTTAAATATTAATGATGGTTACGGTGCGACGCACGTTGAGAATTTACAATCGGCGGTTTTAACCTATCGTGCTGATCTAGGTATTGCCTTAGATGGGGATGGTGATCGCCTGATTATGGTAGACCATAAAGGTCAAAATGTGGATGGTGATGAATTGTTAGGCATTATTGCCTATGATCGGCATCACGATGGTTGTTTACAAGGCGGTGTTGTGGGCACGCTCATGAGTAATTTAGGCTTACAGCAGGCGGTAGAGCGTTTAGGCGTGAAATTTTATCGCGCTAAGGTAGGTGACCGTTACGTGATTGAGCAAATGAATCAACATGGCTGTTGCATTGGCGGCGAATCGTCTGGGCATATTATTGTGAAGGAACACATCGCTACGGGTGATGGCATTATTGCCGCGCTACAGGTGCTCAAAGCCATGCGTGGTAGTGGCAAAACCTTGCACGAACTGAAACAGTTTATGACCAAGTTTCCCCAAACTTTGATTAATGTACCGACTCGCCAAAAAATTAATTTAGATGAATCTATAGAAATTCAAACAGCAGTACAGCAAGTGGAACAAGTGTTAGGCAATCGGGGGCGAGTACTCTTACGTGCTTCAGGTACTGAACCACTGATTCGGGTAATGGTCGAAGGTGAAGATACACAGGAAACCCAATCACTAGCGGAGTTGATTGCCGAGGCAGTCCGTAAAGCTGCCTAA
- the folP gene encoding dihydropteroate synthase, which yields MWQAYQHDIQIMGILNATPDSFSDGGQFNQLDKALRHAEQMVADGVSIIDIGGESTRPGAAAVSLAQELERVIPLIEAIQQRIDIPLSIDSSKPAVMQAAVQAGVALINDVRALQEPDALAVCAALDVPICLMHMQGLPRTMQQQPSYTNVITDVEQFFQARIKACVQAGIQPERLLLDPGFGFGKNLNHNLDLLLNLNVLNRLGLPLLVGVSRKSMIGQLSANVKADQRDEASALVGLLSIYQGARILRVHNVKQTVTALNTFKQALQA from the coding sequence ATGTGGCAAGCTTATCAACACGATATACAAATAATGGGGATTTTAAATGCAACGCCTGATTCATTTTCAGACGGTGGGCAATTTAATCAATTAGATAAAGCGCTACGACATGCTGAACAAATGGTGGCAGATGGTGTTAGTATTATTGATATTGGTGGTGAGTCCACTCGCCCGGGCGCTGCCGCTGTTAGCCTTGCACAAGAATTAGAGCGGGTTATTCCGCTTATTGAAGCTATACAACAGCGTATAGACATTCCCTTGTCGATTGACAGCAGTAAGCCAGCAGTTATGCAAGCAGCGGTACAAGCGGGCGTTGCCTTAATTAATGATGTGCGGGCGTTGCAAGAACCGGATGCTCTAGCAGTATGTGCGGCATTAGATGTGCCCATTTGCCTAATGCATATGCAAGGTTTGCCTCGTACTATGCAACAGCAACCCAGTTATACGAATGTAATAACGGACGTTGAGCAATTTTTTCAAGCGCGAATTAAGGCTTGTGTGCAAGCAGGCATTCAGCCAGAGCGGTTACTATTAGATCCGGGATTTGGGTTTGGCAAAAACTTAAATCATAATCTAGACTTATTGTTGAATTTAAATGTATTAAATCGTTTGGGCTTGCCATTATTGGTTGGGGTTTCACGTAAATCTATGATTGGGCAATTAAGCGCTAACGTCAAAGCTGATCAGCGCGACGAAGCCAGCGCCTTAGTCGGTTTATTGTCTATTTATCAGGGCGCTCGGATTCTGCGCGTACATAATGTTAAACAAACCGTAACGGCCTTAAATACATTTAAACAGGCGTTACAGGCATAA
- the ftsH gene encoding ATP-dependent zinc metalloprotease FtsH, with amino-acid sequence MNDLTKNLLIWAFIALVLVAVFSKFSASSPNSAAMPYSDFLNRVHSSSIKDVEIRGQKISGTTTTGEKFVTYSPPNDPKLVDDLNKYNVKFQAAPPEERSLLLDLVINWAPFLIIIGLWIYIMRQMQGGGGGRGAMSFGKSRARMMTEDQVKVNFNDVAGCDEAKEEVAELVEFLRDPSKFQKLGGKIPRGVLMVGSPGTGKTLLAKAIAGEAKVPFFSISGSDFVEMFVGVGASRVRDMFEQAKKHAPCIIFIDEIDAVGRQRGAGLGGGHDEREQTLNQLLVEMDGFEGSEGIIVIAATNRPDVLDAALLRPGRFDRQVVVPLPDVRGREQILKVHMRKVPLGDDVKPALIARGTPGFSGADLANLVNEAALFAARSNKRTVDMIEFEKAKDKIMMGAERKSMVMKEEEKLATAYHEAGHAIVGLSVPEHDPVYKVSIIPRGRALGVTMYLPEEDRYSASKQRLESQISSLYGGRIAEELIYGMEGVTTGASNDIERATNIARSMVTKWGLSNRMGPLAYSEDEGEVFLGRSVTQHKHMSDETAHAIDGEIREVIDRNYQRAKAILTEKMSVLHAMAQALMKYETIDKAQVDALMRGEEPPPPADWTDDDSSNGKGNNSRSRNVDAKPSNTDKPVMTDPAGSH; translated from the coding sequence TTGAACGATTTAACCAAAAATTTGCTGATTTGGGCTTTCATTGCATTAGTATTAGTTGCGGTGTTTAGCAAATTCAGTGCCTCATCGCCAAATTCAGCAGCGATGCCGTATTCCGATTTCTTAAATCGTGTACACAGTAGTTCTATTAAGGATGTGGAGATTCGGGGGCAAAAAATCAGCGGCACTACCACCACTGGTGAAAAATTTGTAACCTACAGTCCACCTAATGATCCTAAATTAGTGGACGATCTCAATAAATATAACGTTAAGTTTCAGGCTGCACCGCCTGAAGAACGCTCTTTATTACTGGATTTAGTCATTAACTGGGCGCCGTTCCTCATTATTATTGGTCTATGGATTTATATCATGCGCCAAATGCAAGGCGGCGGCGGTGGACGTGGGGCGATGTCGTTTGGCAAAAGTCGCGCCCGTATGATGACCGAAGACCAAGTTAAAGTGAACTTTAACGATGTGGCAGGTTGTGATGAAGCTAAGGAAGAAGTTGCTGAATTAGTCGAATTCTTACGTGACCCTTCTAAGTTCCAAAAGCTGGGCGGCAAAATTCCACGCGGCGTATTAATGGTCGGTTCGCCGGGTACAGGTAAAACCCTATTAGCCAAAGCTATTGCTGGCGAAGCGAAAGTACCGTTTTTCAGTATTTCCGGATCAGACTTTGTTGAAATGTTCGTGGGGGTTGGTGCTTCACGCGTACGTGATATGTTTGAACAAGCGAAAAAACATGCCCCTTGCATTATCTTCATCGACGAGATTGATGCGGTCGGTCGTCAGCGGGGTGCGGGTTTAGGCGGTGGTCATGATGAACGTGAGCAAACCTTAAACCAATTACTGGTAGAAATGGATGGATTTGAAGGCTCAGAAGGCATTATTGTCATCGCTGCTACCAACCGTCCAGACGTATTAGATGCAGCTTTATTACGTCCCGGTCGTTTTGACCGCCAGGTAGTCGTACCATTACCAGATGTACGTGGTCGTGAACAAATTCTGAAAGTACATATGCGTAAAGTGCCCTTAGGCGATGATGTAAAACCAGCCTTAATTGCACGTGGTACGCCGGGTTTTTCAGGCGCAGATTTAGCTAACTTAGTTAATGAAGCTGCTTTATTTGCGGCACGTTCCAATAAACGTACCGTTGATATGATTGAGTTTGAGAAGGCCAAAGACAAAATCATGATGGGCGCTGAGCGCAAATCAATGGTGATGAAAGAGGAAGAAAAACTCGCGACCGCTTACCATGAGGCCGGTCATGCGATTGTGGGTTTAAGCGTGCCCGAACATGATCCGGTTTATAAAGTCAGTATCATTCCACGTGGGCGCGCCTTAGGTGTCACCATGTATTTGCCGGAAGAAGATCGTTACAGTGCTTCTAAACAACGCTTAGAAAGCCAAATCTCTAGCTTATACGGTGGTCGTATTGCAGAAGAGCTGATTTATGGCATGGAAGGCGTTACGACGGGTGCATCTAACGATATTGAACGCGCGACCAATATTGCGCGTAGCATGGTCACCAAATGGGGCTTATCCAACCGTATGGGACCGCTTGCTTATTCTGAAGATGAAGGCGAAGTATTCTTAGGTCGTTCCGTTACCCAACATAAACATATGTCGGATGAAACGGCGCATGCGATTGATGGTGAAATTCGTGAAGTGATTGACCGCAACTATCAGCGTGCAAAAGCGATTTTGACTGAAAAAATGTCAGTATTGCATGCGATGGCGCAAGCCCTGATGAAATATGAAACCATTGATAAAGCGCAAGTTGATGCCTTAATGCGCGGTGAAGAACCGCCACCGCCAGCCGATTGGACAGATGATGATTCTTCTAACGGTAAGGGCAATAACAGTCGTTCGCGTAATGTAGATGCTAAACCATCTAATACCGACAAACCTGTTATGACTGATCCGGCGGGTTCTCACTAA
- the rlmE gene encoding 23S rRNA (uridine(2552)-2'-O)-methyltransferase RlmE, with amino-acid sequence MARSKSSHRWLGEHFSDEYVKKAQQEGYRSRAVYKLKEIQDRDRIIQPAMKIVDLGAAPGGWSQYATELLGRKGRIVASDILPIDPLPFVEFVQGDFREDDVLQAILDLLGNERADLVISDMAPNMSGVDAVDQPRAIHLCELALDMAQRVLKPNGCFLVKLFQGEGSEAYLKDVKQHFKTVKIRKPAASRPRSREVYVLAQGFML; translated from the coding sequence ATGGCAAGAAGCAAAAGCAGTCATCGTTGGTTAGGTGAACATTTTAGCGATGAATATGTCAAAAAAGCACAACAGGAAGGTTACCGCTCCCGGGCCGTCTATAAACTGAAAGAAATTCAGGATAGAGACCGCATTATTCAACCTGCAATGAAAATTGTCGATTTAGGTGCAGCGCCCGGTGGTTGGAGTCAATACGCAACCGAGTTATTAGGTCGTAAAGGCCGTATTGTTGCCAGCGATATTTTACCGATTGACCCGCTGCCATTTGTCGAGTTTGTGCAAGGTGATTTTCGTGAAGATGATGTGTTGCAAGCCATTTTAGATTTATTAGGAAATGAGCGTGCAGACCTTGTAATTTCGGATATGGCACCCAATATGAGTGGTGTCGATGCTGTTGACCAACCGCGTGCCATTCATCTGTGCGAACTTGCGCTTGATATGGCACAGCGAGTATTAAAACCGAATGGTTGTTTTCTAGTAAAACTGTTCCAAGGGGAAGGTTCAGAAGCTTATCTAAAGGATGTGAAGCAGCATTTTAAGACGGTCAAAATCCGTAAACCTGCTGCATCACGCCCGCGTAGTCGAGAAGTTTATGTGCTTGCTCAAGGTTTTATGTTGTAA
- a CDS encoding YhbY family RNA-binding protein — translation MELSEAQRKHLKSMGHALHPVVMVGQHGLKPTVLEEISVTLDYHQLIKVKLSVGDRDLRDELVEQIVTYSQADLIQRVGNIALLYRPNPDRPNIFKTI, via the coding sequence ATGGAATTGAGCGAAGCACAGCGAAAACACTTGAAATCAATGGGGCATGCCTTGCATCCTGTCGTTATGGTGGGTCAACACGGGCTTAAACCCACTGTACTGGAGGAAATCAGCGTTACCCTTGATTACCATCAATTAATCAAAGTAAAGCTCAGCGTGGGTGATCGTGACTTGCGCGATGAGTTAGTTGAACAAATCGTAACGTACAGCCAAGCAGATTTAATTCAACGCGTAGGGAACATTGCTTTATTATACCGACCTAATCCAGACCGACCCAACATCTTTAAAACCATATAA